One segment of Panicum virgatum strain AP13 chromosome 3K, P.virgatum_v5, whole genome shotgun sequence DNA contains the following:
- the LOC120697924 gene encoding zinc finger protein BRUTUS-like produces the protein MATPMAGEGPIAAAIPRSPPPPAAAAEGGSAAEAPVLIFVYFHKAIRAELERMHAAAVRLATAGPASGGGGGGVAALEARCCFLFAVYRHHCHAEDAVIFPALDIRVKNVAGTYSLEHKGENDLFEHLFALLQLDVQNDDAIRRELASCTGAIQTSVTQHMSKEEEQVFPLLIKKFSHEEQANLVWQFLCSIPVNMMADFLPWISASVSPDENQDILDCLRKIVPEEKLLQEIVFAWIGGNSFRTMAQNFSDSYLKGSFTCEYICDQTDKHACTLEHSKIGKRKSTDSSQLVVHPIDEILYWHNAIRRELSDIADEAKRIQQSGDFSDIEGFNMRLQFVADVCIFHSIAEDQVIFPAVDGELSFVQEHAEEERRFNKFRSLIEQIQIAGARSTVVDFYSELCSQANEIMQKIERHFSDEETKVLPKARKNFSPEKQRELLYKSICVMPLKLLEHVLPWFVAKLNDAEAVSFLQNMRLGAPSSETSLVTLLSGWACKGRLEDTSSPGKFICLASGTASCASNGNDFKQCQSFCPCYASENGAFSRPVKRASHGESSININRSHCSESAGTQASLSNNRPCYIPRLRIESSYLGVNSFTPAKSFRSLPYNYSAPSLYSSLFSWETDTPFSGPDNICRPIDTIFKFHKAILKDLEFLDVESGKLIDGNESCLRQFIGRFRLLWGLYRAHSNAEDEIVFPALESKETLHNVSHSYTLDHKQEEELFQDISTVLSKLSQLHDGLSHPLDVEDGTDHISNNEIDWARKHNELLTKLQGLCKSIRVTLSNHVHREELELWPLFDKHFSVDEQDKIIGRIIGTTGAEVLQSMLPWVTSALTLEEQNKMLDTWKQATKNTMFDEWLNEWWNGPSTSSDPSDNASAPSEENHFQENLEQNDQMFRPGWKDIFRMNQSELEAEIRKVSRDSTLDPRRKAYLIQNLMTSRWIAAQQKSQPGAEEHNGCTRLPGCFPSYRDPEKQIFGCEHYKRNCKLVAACCNKLFTCRFCHDKVSDHTMDRKAVVEMMCMLCLNVQPVGSNCQTPSCNGLSMAKYYCSICKFFDDERSIYHCPFCNLCRLGNGLGTDFFHCMKCNCCLGIKMIEHKCREKMLEMNCPICCDFLFTSSAPVKGLPCGHFMHSACFQAYTCTHYTCPICCKSLGDMTVYFGMLDGLLAAEQLPEEYQDRCQDILCNDCERKGRSRFHWLYHKCGFCGSYNTRVIKTDTVECSTSN, from the exons ATGGCGACGCCGATGGCCGGGGAGGGCCCGATCGCGGCGGCGATCCCGcggtcccctccgccgccggccgcggcggcggagggcgggtcggcggccgAGGCGCCCGTGCTCATCTTCGTCTACTTCCACAAGGCGATCCGCGCGGAGCTGGAGCGGATGCACGCCGCGGCGGTGCGGCTCGCGACGGCGGGGCCCGcgagcgggggcgggggcgggggcgtaGCGGCGCTCGAGGCGCGCTGCTGCTTCCTCTTCGCCGTCTACAGGCACCACTGCCACGCCGAGGACGCG GTTATTTTTCCAGCACTTGATATTCGAGTGAAAAATGTCGCAGGGACATATTCTCTTGAACACAAAGGGGAAAATGATCTGTTTGAACATCTATTTGCTCTGCTACAGCTAGATGTGCAGAATGATGATGCTATTCGGAGGGAACTTGCATCCTGTACTGGAGCAATTCAAACGTCTGTAACCCAGCATATGTCCAAGGAAGAAGAACAG GTCTTCCCATTGCTCATCAAGAAGTTTTCACATGAAGAACAGGCTAATTTAGTTTGGCAGTTCTTATGCAGCATCCCTGTAAATATGATGGCAGACTTCCTTCCATGGATTTCTGCTTCTGTTTCGCCTGATGAGAATCAAGATATTCTTGACTGCCTACGTAAAATAGTTCCTGAAGAAAAACTCCTCCAAGAG ATTGTATTTGCATGGATTGGAGGGAACTCATTCAGAACAATGGCACAAAATTTCAGTGATTCTTATTTGAAAGGCAGTTTTACATGTGAGTATATCTGTGATCAAACGGATAAACATGCATGCACACTTGAGCACTCTAAAATTGGAAAGAGGAAGTCCACAGATTCTAGTCAGCTGGTCGTGCATCCAATTGATGAAATTCTGTATTGGCACAATGCTATTCGGAGAGAATTGAGTGATATAGCGGATGAGGCGAAAAGGATCCAGCAGTCAGGAGACTTTTCTGACATAGAAGGCTTTAATATGAGGCTGCAATTTGTTGCAGATGTGTGCATTTTCCACAG TATTGCCGAGGATCAAGTTATATTCCCAGCAGTGGATGGTGAATTATCCTTTGTGCAGGAGCATGCTGAAGAGGAGCGTCGGTTTAATAAATTTAGGAGTTTAATTGAACAAATCCAAATTGCAGGAGCCAGATCAACTGTAGTGGATTTTTATTCTGAGTTATGTTCACAAGCTAATGAAATTATGCAGAAAATCGAGAGGCACTTCAGTGATGAGGAAACAAAG GTACTTCCTAAAGCTAGGAAAAATTTCTCTCCAGAAAAACAAAGGGAACTTTTATATAAGAGTATATGTGTCATGCCACTAAAGCTATTGGAGCATGTTCTACCATGGTTTGTAGCAAAGCTGAATGATGCAGAAGCAGTGTCTTTTCTTCAGAATATGCGATTGGGAG CACCTTCCTCTGAAACTTCATTGGTCACCCTTCTCTCCGGCTGGGCATGCAAAGGTCGTTTGGAGGACACATCCAGTCCTGGAAAGTTCATATGCTTGGCATCAGGAACAGCAAGCTGTGCATCGAATGGAAATGATTTTAAACAATGCCAGTCATTCTGTCCATGTTATGCAAGTGAAAATGGAGCTTTTTCTAGACCAGTAAAGAGAGCAAGTCATGGAGAATCTAGCATTAATATTAACAGAAGTCACTGCTCCGAAAGTGCTGGTACTCAAGCATCCCTGTCTAACAACAGACCCTGTTACATTCCCAGGTTAAGAATAGAAAGTAGCTACCTTGGTGTTAATTCATTTACCCCTGCAAAATCCTTTCGCTCTCTGCCGTACAATTATTCTGCACCTTCATTATATTCAAGCCTTTTTTCATGGGAGACAGACACACCATTTTCTGGCCCAGATAATATTTGTAGGCCAATTGATACCATATTCAAATTTCATAAGGCAATTCTTAAGGATTTAGAGTTCTTAGATGTGGAATCTGGAAAGCTTATTGACGGGAATGAATCTTGTCTTCGCCAATTCATCGGAAGGTTTCGTTTACTGTGGGGTCTATATAGAGCACACAGCAATGCTGAAGATGAGATTGTATTTCCTGCTCTTGAATCAAAGGAGACACTCCACAATGTCAGCCATTCATACACTCTTGATCACAAACAGGAAGAAGAATTGTTCCAAGATATATCCACTGTCCTATCTAAACTTTCGCAACTACATGACGGTTTGAGCCACCCCCTTGATGTTGAAGATGGAACGGATCATATTTCAAATAATGAGATTGATTGGGCTAGAAAGCATAATGAACTTTTGACAAAGCTTCAAGGATTATGCAAGTCTATCCGGGTTACCTTATCAAATCACGTTCACAGAGAAGAACTTGAGTTGTGGCCATTGTTTGATAAACATTTTTCTGTAGATGAGCAGGATAAGATCATTGGTCGCATAATTGGAACTACTGGTGCTGAGGTTCTGCAGTCAATGTTACCTTGGGTCACGTCAGCACTTACTCTAGAGGAACAGAACAAGATGCTGGATACATGGAAGCAAGCCACCAAGAATACAATGTTCGACGAGTGGCTAAATGAATGGTGGAATGGACCTTCAACTTCATCTGACCCATCAGATAATGCTTCCGCTCCTTCAGAAG AAAATCATTTTCAGGAGAATCTTGAACAGAATGACCAGATGTTTAGACCTGGTTGGAAGGACATCTTCCGAATGAACCAGAGTGAGCTCGAGGCTGAGATACGTAAGGTCTCTCGAGATTCTACTCTTGATCCAAGGAGGAAGGCCTATCTGATCCAAAATCTCATGACCag CCGTTGGATAGCTGCTCAGCAGAAATCACAACCAGGTGCTGAAGAACATAACGGGTGTACACGACTACCTGGTTGTTTTCCTTCGTACCGAGATCCAGAGAAACAAATATTTGGTTGTGAGCATTACAAACGAAACTGCAAGCTTGTTGCTGCCTGCTGCAATAAGCTATTCACATGCAGATTCTGCCATGATAAAGTTAGTGACCATACAATGGACAG GAAAgcagtggtggagatgatgtGCATGCTGTGTCTGAATGTTCAACCAGTTGGTTCAAATTGCCAAACTCCTTCTTGCAATGGACTGTCCATGGCAAAATATTATTGTAGCATATGCAAGTTTTTTGACGATGAAAG GAGCATCTACCATTGTCCTTTTTGTAACTTGTGTCGTCTTGGGAATGGCTTGGGCACTGATTTCTTTCATTGCATGAAGTGCAATTGTTGCCTTGGGATAAAGATGATAGAGCACAAGTGCCGAGAAAAGATGCTAGAGATGAACTGTCCGATTTGCTGCGACTTTCTATTTACATCAAGTGCACCAGTTAAAGGTCTTCCTTGTGGCCATTTTATGCATTCAGCTTGCTTTCAG GCATATACTTGTACCCACTACACTTGTCCAATCTGCTGCAAATCCTTGGGTGATATGACG GTGTATTTTGGCATGCTTGACGGTTTGCTGGCTGCAGAGCAGCTCCCTGAGGAATACCAGGACCGGTGTCAG GATATACTATGTAACGACTGTGAGAGAAAAGGCAGATCACGGTTCCATTGGCTCTACCACAAATGTGGCTTCTGTGGTTCGTACAACACCAGGGTCATCAAGACCGACACGGTAGAGTGTTCTACATCAAACTGA
- the LOC120697926 gene encoding LEAF RUST 10 DISEASE-RESISTANCE LOCUS RECEPTOR-LIKE PROTEIN KINASE-like 1.2 isoform X1 produces the protein MALLAVVARLLLAAASLAATRAAGEAYYNPSACRPSVPCGGSVEVRYPFFLASADMAIDADGYTAHSYCGYPGMAVACDGGRATLRLKDSNYTVLAIDYDKHTVTVADADVVDGGGGCPRVKHNVSVPVETWLNLSTTANDNLAFYFGCAFTAAAPPPPPIPPINCSGFPERDGVSYVAALNDVPPKDPWPRACKEVVVAPVLKELLLGSDDEYLPRLNSDGYGELLKRGFQLTWDPSAGPCFLCEDSGGQCSYNQSGELIGCLCSDGRVRNPDCELKTKPRKIALRIGSSIATGVLCLLLAVMTCLYIRKRRKYKMTSSSRLLKHTASGGTPRSRGSSDDTESGSVHSPHTHHFTYEELEEATDSFSGAMEIGDGGFGTVYKGQLRDGRVVAVKRLYNNSCRRVEQFLNEAAILSRLRHPNLVLFYGCTSSRSRELLLVYEFVPNGTVADHLHGRRAAERALPWPLRLSVAVEAAAALAYLHAVEPPIVHRDVKTTNILLDASFRVKVADFGLSRLVPPDATHVSTAPQGTPGYVDPEYHQCYQLTDRSDVYSFGVVLVELISSKPAVDVTRGPGEINLAGMAVSKIQQCQLEQLVDLGLGYGSDEATRKAMTMVAELAFRCLQQNGEMRPPIKEVFDTLRSIQEGGFAKEKRKEDAPDAPRSPNTVHALWDSMSTTTSVSSQ, from the exons ATGGcgctcctcgccgtcgtcgcgcgcctcctcctcgccgcggcctccctcgccgcgacccgcgcggccggcgaggcgtaCTACAACCCCAGCGCGTGCCGGCCGTCCGTCCCGTGCGGCGGCAGCGTCGAGGTCCGCTACCCGTTCTTCCTCGCCAGCGCCGACATGGCCATCGACGCCGACGGGTACACCGCCCACTCCTACTGCGGGTACCCCGGCATGGCGGTCGCCtgcgacggcggccgcgcgaCCCTGCGGCTCAAGGACAGCAACTACACCGTGCTGGCCATCGACTACGACAAGCACACCGTGAcggtcgccgacgccgacgtggtggatggcggcggcgggtgcccgCGGGTGAAACACAACGTCTCCGTGCCTGTGGAGACCTGGCTCAACCTCTCGACCACCGCCAACGACAACctcgccttctacttcggcTGCGCCTTCAcggcggccgccccgccgccgccgcccatccctCCGATAAACTGCAGCGGCTTCCCGGAGCGGGACGGGGTGTCCTACGTGGCGGCGCTGAACGACGTGCCGCCCAAGGACCCGTGGCCGCGGGCGTGCAAGGAGGTGGTCGTCGCGCCGGTGCTCAAGGAGCTTCTCCTGGGCTCCGACGATGAGTACCTCCCGCGCCTGAACAGCGACGGGTACGGCGAGCTGCTGAAGCGGGGGTTCCAGCTGACCTGGGACCCGAGCGCCGGGCCGTGCTTCCTGTGCGAGGACTCCGGCGGCCAGTGCAGCTACAACCAGAGCGGGGAGCTCATCGGCTGCCTGTGCTCCGACGGCCGCGTGCGCAACCCAGACTGCG AGCTGAAGACAAAGCCGAGGAAAATAGCACTTAGAATTG GGAGCTCCATAGCCACCGGCGTTCTGTGCTTGCTCCTTGCGGTCATGACGTGCCTGTACATCCGCAAGAGAAGGAAGTACAAGATGACCTCGTCCTCCAGGCTCCTCAAGCACACGGCCTCCGGCGGGACGCCGCGTTCCAGGGGCAGCTCCGACGACACGGAGTCCGGCAGCGTCCACAGCCCGCACACGCACCACTTCACGTacgaggagctggaggaggcaaCCGACAGCTTCAGCGGCGCAATGGAgatcggcgacggcggcttcggCACAGTGTACAAAG GGCAGCTCCGAGACGGTCGCGTGGTGGCCGTGAAGCGGCTGTACAACAACAGCTGCCGGCGCGTGGAGCAGTTCCTGAACGAGGCGGCCAtcctgtcccgcctgcgccaccCGAACCTCGTCCTGTTCTACGGGTGCACGTCCAGCCGCAGCCgcgagctgctgctggtgtACGAGTTCGTGCCCAACGGCACGGTGGCGGACCACCTGCACGGGCGCCgcgcggcggagcgcgcgcTGCCGTGGCCGCTCCGCCTGAGCGTCGCCgtcgaggcggccgcggcgctcgcGTACCTGCACGCTGTGGAGCCCCCCATCGTGCACCGCGACGTCAAGACCACCAACATCCTCCTCGACGCCAGCTTCCGCGTCAAGGTCGCCGACTTCGGGCTGTCCCGCCTCGTCCCGCCCGACGCCACGCACGTCTCCACCGCCCCGCAGGGCACCCCGGGGTACGTGGACCCGGAGTACCACCAGTGCTACCAGCTGACGGACCGGAgcgacgtgtacagcttcggcGTCGTGCTCGTGGAGCTCATCTCGTCCAAGCCCGCCGTGGACGTGACCCGGGGCCCCGGCGAGATCAACCTGGCGGGCATGGCCGTCAGCAAGATCCAGCAGTGCCAGCTGGAGCAGCTGGTGGACCTGGGGCTCGGGTACGGCTCCGACGAGGCGACGCGGAAGGCGATGACGATGGTCGCCGAGCTGGCGTTCCGGTGCCTGCAGCAGAACGGCGAGATGCGGCCGCCGATCAAGGAGGTGTTCGACACCCTGAGGAGCATCCAGGAGGGCGGGTTCGCcaaggagaagaggaaggaagaCGCGCCCGACGCGCCGCGCTCCCCTAACACCGTGCACGCTCTGTGGGACAGCATGAGCACAACAACCAGCGTTAGCAGCCAGTGA
- the LOC120697926 gene encoding LEAF RUST 10 DISEASE-RESISTANCE LOCUS RECEPTOR-LIKE PROTEIN KINASE-like 1.2 isoform X2, giving the protein MAPPEKMHRLHLHLAPLLFTLLASLPHYCKPQSDAYFRYSSCAPKPYHCGPLQFDIAYPFSVDGVDRPDYCSVPGYLLSCTDGGKLVTTMNSSGGGPFQVTGVDYGNRLLTVVDEGLAEHTCPQPYRNATFDGAMFAYTDRDQFLTAYVNCSASSSSLPFASDFFSCLSGGRSYYALDNGTVAPDVPGSCSSTLVLPCSSAMADSLAAGNSTFGDVIRGGFAVRWKAGAGWCGDCRNSGGFCGYNSSSPSDHTCFCPDGTSIGSCCSELKTKPRKIALRIGSSIATGVLCLLLAVMTCLYIRKRRKYKMTSSSRLLKHTASGGTPRSRGSSDDTESGSVHSPHTHHFTYEELEEATDSFSGAMEIGDGGFGTVYKGQLRDGRVVAVKRLYNNSCRRVEQFLNEAAILSRLRHPNLVLFYGCTSSRSRELLLVYEFVPNGTVADHLHGRRAAERALPWPLRLSVAVEAAAALAYLHAVEPPIVHRDVKTTNILLDASFRVKVADFGLSRLVPPDATHVSTAPQGTPGYVDPEYHQCYQLTDRSDVYSFGVVLVELISSKPAVDVTRGPGEINLAGMAVSKIQQCQLEQLVDLGLGYGSDEATRKAMTMVAELAFRCLQQNGEMRPPIKEVFDTLRSIQEGGFAKEKRKEDAPDAPRSPNTVHALWDSMSTTTSVSSQ; this is encoded by the exons ATGGCGCCTCCTGAGAAAATGCATCGCCTGCATCTGCATCTAGCACCACTCCTCTTCACCCTACTCGCATCACTGCCCCACTACTGCAAGCCCCAATCGGACGCCTACTTCCGGTACAGCAGCTGCGCACCGAAACCTTACCACTGCGGGCCACTCCAGTTCGACATCGCCTACCCGTTCTCGGTGGACGGCGTGGACCGGCCGGACTACTGCTCGGTCCCGGGGTACCTCCTCTCCTGCACGGACGGCGGCAAGCTGGTGACCACCATGAactcctccggcggcgggccGTTCCAGGTCACCGGCGTCGACTACGGCAACCGTCTCCTCACCGTCGTCGACGAGGGCCTAGCCGAGCATACGTGCCCGCAGCCCTACCGGAACGCCACCTTCGACGGCGCCATGTTCGCGTACACCGACCGCGACCAGTTCCTGACGGCGTACGTCAACTGCAGCGCCAGCTCGTCGTCGCTGCCTTTCGCGTCGGACTTCTTCTCGTGCCTGTCCGGGGGGCGGTCCTACTATGCGCTGGACAACGGCACGGTGGCGCCGGACGTGCCGGGGTCGTGCAGCTCCACGCTTGTTCTCCCGTGCAGCTCGGCCATGGCGGACTCGCTGGCCGCCGGGAACTCTACCTTTGGGGATGTGATAAGAGGCGGTTTTGCCGTGCGGTGGAAGGCGGGTGCGGGGTGGTGTGGAGACTGTAGGAACTCCGGAGGGTTCTGTGGGTATAACTCCAGCAGTCCTAGTGATCACACGTGCTTCTGCCCTGACGGTACATCTATTGGATCATGTTGTTCAG AGCTGAAGACAAAGCCGAGGAAAATAGCACTTAGAATTG GGAGCTCCATAGCCACCGGCGTTCTGTGCTTGCTCCTTGCGGTCATGACGTGCCTGTACATCCGCAAGAGAAGGAAGTACAAGATGACCTCGTCCTCCAGGCTCCTCAAGCACACGGCCTCCGGCGGGACGCCGCGTTCCAGGGGCAGCTCCGACGACACGGAGTCCGGCAGCGTCCACAGCCCGCACACGCACCACTTCACGTacgaggagctggaggaggcaaCCGACAGCTTCAGCGGCGCAATGGAgatcggcgacggcggcttcggCACAGTGTACAAAG GGCAGCTCCGAGACGGTCGCGTGGTGGCCGTGAAGCGGCTGTACAACAACAGCTGCCGGCGCGTGGAGCAGTTCCTGAACGAGGCGGCCAtcctgtcccgcctgcgccaccCGAACCTCGTCCTGTTCTACGGGTGCACGTCCAGCCGCAGCCgcgagctgctgctggtgtACGAGTTCGTGCCCAACGGCACGGTGGCGGACCACCTGCACGGGCGCCgcgcggcggagcgcgcgcTGCCGTGGCCGCTCCGCCTGAGCGTCGCCgtcgaggcggccgcggcgctcgcGTACCTGCACGCTGTGGAGCCCCCCATCGTGCACCGCGACGTCAAGACCACCAACATCCTCCTCGACGCCAGCTTCCGCGTCAAGGTCGCCGACTTCGGGCTGTCCCGCCTCGTCCCGCCCGACGCCACGCACGTCTCCACCGCCCCGCAGGGCACCCCGGGGTACGTGGACCCGGAGTACCACCAGTGCTACCAGCTGACGGACCGGAgcgacgtgtacagcttcggcGTCGTGCTCGTGGAGCTCATCTCGTCCAAGCCCGCCGTGGACGTGACCCGGGGCCCCGGCGAGATCAACCTGGCGGGCATGGCCGTCAGCAAGATCCAGCAGTGCCAGCTGGAGCAGCTGGTGGACCTGGGGCTCGGGTACGGCTCCGACGAGGCGACGCGGAAGGCGATGACGATGGTCGCCGAGCTGGCGTTCCGGTGCCTGCAGCAGAACGGCGAGATGCGGCCGCCGATCAAGGAGGTGTTCGACACCCTGAGGAGCATCCAGGAGGGCGGGTTCGCcaaggagaagaggaaggaagaCGCGCCCGACGCGCCGCGCTCCCCTAACACCGTGCACGCTCTGTGGGACAGCATGAGCACAACAACCAGCGTTAGCAGCCAGTGA